One window of Chryseobacterium sp. JJR-5R genomic DNA carries:
- a CDS encoding O-succinylhomoserine sulfhydrylase produces the protein MENFETLAIRTQTERTQFDEHSTPLFLTSSFVFEDADDMRASFAEEKPKNLYSRFSNPNVTEFTDKITKMEGAEAGYAFATGMAAIYSTFATLLNAGDHIVSCQSVFGSTHTLFTKYFPKWNIQTSYFKAEDAGNVEQYIQPNTKILYLETPTNPAIEVLDLAFFGQIAKKHNLIFIVDNCFATPYLQQPVKYGADIVVHSATKLIDGQGRVLGGVAVGREDLIREIYLFARNTGPAMSPFNAWVLSKSLETLAVRVERHCENAMKVAVFLESQPNVELVKYPFLPSHPGYEIAKKQMKMGGNIVAFEIKGGIDGGRKFLNKIKMCSLSANLGDTRTIVTHPASTTHSKLTDEERNEVGITAGLVRCSVGLENVEDIIADLKQALE, from the coding sequence ATGGAAAATTTTGAAACCCTTGCGATACGGACACAGACTGAAAGAACCCAGTTTGACGAGCATTCAACACCGCTGTTTTTAACCTCAAGCTTTGTTTTTGAAGATGCCGACGACATGCGTGCCAGCTTTGCCGAAGAAAAACCCAAAAACCTGTACAGCCGGTTTTCAAACCCGAACGTAACGGAATTTACGGATAAGATCACAAAAATGGAAGGCGCGGAAGCAGGCTATGCTTTTGCAACCGGAATGGCAGCCATCTATTCAACTTTTGCCACTTTGCTGAACGCAGGTGACCATATCGTGAGCTGCCAGTCGGTTTTCGGTTCTACCCATACACTGTTCACCAAATATTTCCCGAAATGGAATATCCAGACCAGTTATTTCAAGGCTGAAGATGCAGGAAATGTAGAACAATACATTCAGCCGAACACAAAAATCCTATACCTGGAAACCCCTACCAATCCTGCCATTGAGGTATTGGACCTGGCATTTTTCGGGCAAATCGCTAAAAAGCACAACCTGATATTCATTGTAGACAATTGTTTTGCAACGCCTTACTTACAGCAGCCGGTCAAGTATGGAGCAGATATTGTCGTACATTCGGCAACAAAACTCATTGACGGGCAGGGGCGTGTGTTAGGCGGTGTTGCTGTCGGAAGAGAAGACCTGATCAGGGAAATTTATCTTTTCGCAAGGAATACCGGACCCGCCATGTCTCCGTTTAATGCCTGGGTGTTATCCAAAAGCTTGGAAACATTAGCCGTACGTGTAGAAAGACACTGCGAAAATGCAATGAAAGTAGCGGTATTTTTAGAGAGCCAGCCGAATGTAGAATTGGTGAAATATCCGTTTTTACCTTCTCACCCGGGCTATGAAATTGCCAAAAAGCAGATGAAAATGGGAGGAAATATCGTAGCCTTTGAAATAAAAGGAGGCATTGATGGCGGAAGGAAATTTTTAAATAAAATAAAAATGTGCTCATTATCCGCAAACCTGGGCGATACCAGGACTATTGTGACGCATCCGGCATCAACCACGCATTCCAAGCTGACTGATGAAGAAAGAAATGAAGTTGGGATTACGGCAGGGCTGGTGCGCTGTTCCGTGGGCCTCGAAAATGTGGAGGATATCATTGCAGATCTGAAGCAGGCGCTGGAATAA
- a CDS encoding homocysteine S-methyltransferase family protein, protein MKNSEPLYKALSERILILDGAMGTMLQRYKFEEEDYRGERFRNWEHPVKGNNDLLSLTQPHAIYEVHQKYLEAGADIIETNTFSGTTIAMADYHMEELVYELNYESAKIARRACEEYTAKNPDKPRFVAGAIGPTNRTASLSPDVNDPGYRAITFEELRAAYKQQCEALLDGGSDILLVETIFDTLNAKAALFAIDEIQEERGINIPIMVSGTITDASGRTLSGQTAEAFLISVSHLNLLSVGFNCALGANQLTPYLETLAHNSGFYVSAYPNAGLPNAFGQYDESPEFMAEQIREYVEKKLINIVGGCCGTTPEHIRAIAGLVEKYEPRKTTYNKALI, encoded by the coding sequence ATGAAAAATTCAGAACCATTATACAAAGCATTGTCCGAAAGGATCTTGATTCTTGACGGCGCCATGGGAACCATGCTGCAGCGCTATAAATTTGAAGAAGAAGATTACCGTGGCGAACGTTTCAGAAACTGGGAACACCCTGTAAAAGGAAACAATGATTTGCTGTCTCTCACACAACCCCACGCCATCTATGAAGTACATCAAAAATACCTTGAAGCCGGTGCCGATATCATCGAAACCAATACATTTTCAGGAACCACCATTGCGATGGCAGATTACCATATGGAAGAGCTGGTGTATGAGCTGAATTACGAATCAGCAAAAATAGCACGCCGTGCCTGTGAGGAATACACCGCAAAAAATCCGGATAAACCGAGATTTGTAGCCGGTGCCATAGGCCCGACCAACAGAACCGCAAGCCTCAGCCCCGATGTTAACGACCCGGGTTATAGGGCCATTACTTTTGAAGAGTTAAGAGCAGCTTATAAACAGCAGTGCGAGGCTCTGTTAGACGGAGGCTCCGATATTTTGCTTGTAGAAACCATTTTCGATACCCTGAATGCAAAAGCAGCCCTGTTTGCCATCGATGAAATTCAGGAAGAAAGAGGAATCAATATCCCGATTATGGTTTCCGGGACCATTACCGATGCTTCAGGAAGGACACTGAGCGGCCAGACGGCAGAAGCTTTCTTAATCTCCGTATCACATCTGAACCTGCTGAGCGTAGGGTTCAACTGTGCATTAGGGGCCAATCAGCTGACCCCGTATCTCGAGACATTAGCCCACAACTCCGGGTTTTATGTTTCGGCCTATCCTAATGCAGGTTTGCCCAATGCTTTCGGGCAGTATGACGAGTCTCCGGAGTTTATGGCAGAGCAGATCAGGGAATATGTGGAAAAAAAGCTGATCAATATCGTCGGCGGATGCTGCGGTACCACACCGGAACATATCAGGGCGATTGCAGGTCTGGTTGAAAAATATGAACCGAGAAAAACAACCTATAATAAGGCGTTGATTTAA
- the metH gene encoding methionine synthase produces MKYLRLSGLEPLIITPESNFINVGERTNVAGSKKFLRLIKEEKFSEALDIARDQVEGGAQILDVNFDDGLIDGKASMIKFLNLIGSEPDISKIPIMVDSSKWEILEAGLQVVQGKCVVNSISLKEGKEEFVKHARAIKRYGAAVIVMAFDEVGQADNYDRRLEITKRSYDILVNEVKFPAEDIIFDLNIFPVATGMDEHRRNAIDFIEATRWVRQNLPYASVSGGVSNVSFSFRGNDTVRETMHSVFLYHAIQAGMNIGIVNPAMLEVYDQINKELLELVEDVILDKREDATERLLDYSERNKSVKKEKTEELEWRSYPLQERITHSLVKGIDRFIEEDVEEARKIAERPLHVIEINLMTGMGVVGDLFGSGKMFLPQVVKSARVMKKAVAYLQPFIEAEKDQTQKANGKILMATVKGDVHDIGKNIVSVVLGCNNYEIVDLGVMVPAEKIIQAAIDHQVDVIGLSGLITPSLDEMVYIASELERQNLNFPLLIGGATTSKAHTAVKIDLKYKNAVVHVNDASRAVNVVSSLLGDRNKEYVSDLKNDYSDFREKFLNRQIDKDYVTIEEARINRFKIDWQNEEIFTPNQLGIQVFENQDLNELLPFVDWSPFFRSWDLHGKYPNILEDEVVGAQARELFKDAQVILKRILDEKLLTAKAIFGIFKANSNETDDIIIYDEHHNEQVKFLTLRQQAQRSKGKDYLALSDFIAPQSSGKTDYMGAFCVTTGFGTDELSNEYEKAHDDYNAIMVKALADRFAEAYAEFLHKKVRTEYWGYANQENLSNEELIAEKYKGIRPAPGYPACPDHLEKHAIWDLLKVEENIGVYLTESLAMFPTASVSGYYFGSPHAKYFGLGKIAEDQLKDYSGRKGIPLQEARKWLSPNLAD; encoded by the coding sequence ATGAAATATTTAAGATTATCAGGGCTTGAGCCTTTAATTATAACACCGGAAAGCAACTTTATCAATGTTGGGGAAAGAACCAATGTTGCCGGATCCAAGAAATTTTTACGATTAATAAAAGAAGAGAAGTTTTCTGAAGCTTTAGATATTGCAAGAGATCAGGTGGAGGGTGGTGCCCAGATTCTTGATGTTAATTTTGACGACGGCCTGATCGATGGAAAAGCTTCCATGATCAAATTTCTCAACCTCATCGGCTCCGAGCCGGATATTTCCAAAATCCCGATTATGGTCGATTCTTCCAAGTGGGAGATTCTTGAAGCCGGCCTCCAGGTGGTCCAGGGAAAATGTGTGGTGAATTCCATCAGTTTAAAAGAAGGAAAAGAAGAGTTCGTAAAACATGCCAGGGCAATAAAAAGATATGGGGCAGCCGTGATTGTCATGGCTTTTGATGAAGTGGGACAGGCAGACAATTACGATAGGAGGCTCGAAATAACAAAACGTTCTTATGACATTCTGGTCAATGAAGTAAAATTTCCTGCTGAGGATATTATTTTCGACTTAAACATCTTTCCTGTAGCTACCGGAATGGATGAACACCGAAGGAATGCCATTGACTTTATTGAGGCGACACGATGGGTAAGGCAAAACCTTCCGTATGCTTCGGTGAGCGGAGGCGTTTCCAACGTTTCTTTCTCTTTCCGCGGAAATGATACCGTAAGAGAAACCATGCATTCGGTTTTTCTTTATCATGCCATACAGGCGGGAATGAACATCGGCATCGTAAACCCTGCCATGCTCGAGGTGTATGATCAGATTAACAAAGAACTCTTGGAACTTGTTGAAGATGTCATTCTCGATAAAAGAGAAGATGCCACAGAACGGCTGCTGGATTATTCTGAAAGAAATAAATCGGTAAAAAAAGAAAAAACTGAAGAACTGGAATGGCGTTCTTATCCTTTGCAGGAAAGGATAACCCATTCTCTGGTAAAAGGAATCGACCGTTTTATCGAAGAAGATGTGGAGGAAGCAAGAAAAATTGCGGAACGGCCGCTTCATGTCATAGAAATCAATCTGATGACCGGAATGGGCGTGGTGGGTGATCTTTTCGGAAGCGGAAAAATGTTTCTGCCGCAGGTGGTAAAATCAGCCCGGGTAATGAAAAAGGCGGTAGCCTATCTGCAGCCTTTTATTGAAGCGGAAAAAGACCAGACCCAAAAGGCCAACGGAAAAATATTAATGGCCACCGTAAAGGGCGATGTTCACGATATCGGTAAAAATATTGTAAGTGTGGTCCTGGGGTGCAACAATTATGAAATTGTAGATTTGGGTGTAATGGTTCCTGCCGAAAAGATTATCCAGGCCGCCATTGATCATCAGGTTGATGTCATCGGGTTAAGCGGATTAATTACCCCAAGCTTAGATGAAATGGTCTACATTGCTTCAGAACTGGAACGGCAGAACTTGAATTTTCCTTTACTGATCGGCGGTGCAACGACATCAAAAGCCCATACCGCAGTAAAGATTGATCTGAAATATAAAAATGCCGTAGTCCACGTAAACGATGCCTCAAGGGCAGTAAACGTAGTAAGTTCCCTGTTGGGCGACCGCAATAAAGAATATGTTTCGGATCTGAAAAACGACTATTCGGATTTCAGGGAAAAATTCCTGAACCGGCAGATCGACAAAGATTATGTCACCATTGAAGAAGCTAGGATAAACCGTTTTAAAATTGACTGGCAGAATGAAGAAATCTTCACCCCAAACCAATTGGGAATACAGGTTTTTGAAAACCAGGATTTAAATGAGCTATTGCCGTTTGTAGACTGGTCGCCGTTTTTCAGGAGCTGGGACCTTCATGGAAAATACCCGAATATTTTGGAAGATGAGGTGGTCGGGGCACAGGCCAGAGAACTGTTTAAAGACGCGCAGGTGATTTTAAAAAGGATCCTTGACGAAAAACTGCTCACCGCAAAAGCCATTTTCGGGATTTTCAAAGCAAATTCCAATGAAACGGATGATATTATCATCTACGATGAACACCATAATGAACAGGTTAAATTCTTGACCCTAAGGCAGCAGGCTCAAAGGTCGAAAGGAAAAGATTATCTGGCATTAAGTGACTTTATTGCTCCCCAGAGTTCCGGTAAGACTGATTATATGGGAGCATTCTGTGTAACCACAGGCTTCGGTACGGATGAGCTGTCTAATGAATATGAAAAAGCCCATGATGATTACAATGCCATCATGGTAAAAGCTTTAGCCGACCGTTTTGCAGAAGCTTACGCTGAATTTTTGCATAAAAAAGTCAGGACCGAATACTGGGGCTATGCCAACCAAGAAAACCTGAGCAATGAAGAACTGATTGCCGAGAAATACAAAGGGATACGTCCCGCACCCGGTTATCCCGCCTGTCCTGACCATCTGGAAAAGCATGCGATCTGGGATCTTTTAAAAGTAGAAGAAAACATCGGCGTATATTTAACGGAAAGCCTTGCCATGTTCCCGACTGCTTCGGTTTCGGGATATTATTTCGGAAGTCCGCATGCCAAGTATTTCGGATTGGGGAAAATTGCCGAAGACCAGTTAAAAGATTATTCCGGCAGGAAAGGCATTCCTTTACAGGAA